The following are from one region of the Variovorax sp. V213 genome:
- a CDS encoding SRPBCC family protein, with protein sequence MQSRVVTQRVACDWRRAYALASDPARLPDWASGLAKSALVPHGDHWVATTPDGEARLRFAPANEFGVLDHWVAPEGVPEIYLPFRVIGIAPGICELQFTLLRQPHMDDAAFERDAGWIARDLQSLRRLLEAG encoded by the coding sequence GTGCAGTCCCGCGTCGTCACGCAGCGCGTGGCTTGCGACTGGCGCCGCGCCTATGCGCTGGCTTCCGACCCGGCGCGGCTGCCCGACTGGGCCAGCGGCCTGGCCAAGAGCGCCTTGGTCCCGCATGGCGATCATTGGGTGGCCACCACGCCGGACGGCGAAGCCCGCCTGCGCTTCGCACCCGCCAACGAATTCGGCGTGCTCGACCACTGGGTGGCGCCCGAAGGCGTGCCCGAAATCTATCTGCCGTTCCGCGTGATCGGCATCGCGCCGGGCATCTGCGAGCTGCAGTTCACGCTGCTGCGCCAGCCGCACATGGACGATGCGGCCTTCGAGCGCGATGCCGGGTGGATTGCGCGCGACCTGCAGTCGCTGCGGCGCCTGCTCGAAGCCGGCTGA